One window from the genome of Dermacentor silvarum isolate Dsil-2018 chromosome 7, BIME_Dsil_1.4, whole genome shotgun sequence encodes:
- the LOC119459300 gene encoding nascent polypeptide-associated complex subunit alpha, muscle-specific form-like: protein MGDSTSLPELAPEMGDDILQGVAELRPGSPQARSRALNLLLKEASRMFPLPQASQDGTPKRLSPAFLKGAARRTRGARRIPRRHLTMTELQSPAERDDTTPSSSSPSSSRTSSSSPAHGVDSAASSSTSRPSSPFAGSSTCSPAASPLDLGSETGEDTEPPSPTEGDPGTPERPQPRDGHTPSPSSAPRGEAAADGTAGHDAPDLGRPPTTPLDGEHTPAAESLPRAGVMTTRAAPPDRRLPRIPRGSPGRTAPQGSNSAASLHSCHPSPRLLSQRRADPPADGTAGHDAPDLGRPPTTPLDGEHTPAAESLPRAAEDEGAGGCHGEPAPDNESSTPRSPAASYSSWIAGADGAAGQQQRGFSRFLPPIPEVAEPEESRPPCAIVTGASPAAAPVSGTTAHAPTSPSHLRPVADDGAHGGPSPLAPSQRLSASSPPRSAKQKKKRNRRGKTTTAARARALLLRAMTACPRGSAGGNPTHLLGPRPKPSAPSRVPATVSPTPEDPASCQTVLYRPTSRKAHFLATSRDAIAAFLSGVPGAHPVRANVVAVDTLPGADLTALLAVRVICDVHVRAKALALNTCCEKTFDESTIIEGLESSVPVLSATRNGDAVVLRFAGSMVPAEVHLFRQRRVVYPRLPRPLQCGRCGLFGHATWQLERRVAATLANSKPRITRKQALEHVRGSGATAAPSPKQHPVTQRATKRGPPSSRLQPGLSYSAALKGGTQAGSSSSTRGDSGEPPATDDNPAQPPGASPPATTELVVTALASALRSLLELVPADSPARHMCVAALAMHDALVQHG from the exons ATGGGTGATTCTACATCGTTGCCTGAACTCGCCCCCGAGATGGGCGACGACATCTTGCAGGGCGTAGCCGAGTTACGGCCCGGCAGCCCTCAGGCACGCTCACGCGCCCTGAACCTCCTACTGAAGGAGGCGAGCCGCATGTTCCCGTTGCCCCAGGCCAGCCAAGATGGGACACCTAAGCGGCTCTCGCCCGCCTTCCTCAAAGGAGCCGCTCGGAGAACCCGCGGTGCCCGCAGGATCCCGCGGCGGCACCTCACAATGACCGAGCTGCAAAGCCCGGCCGAACGGGACGACACCACCCCATCATCGTCCTCCCCATCCAGCAGCCGCACGAGCTCCTCGTCGCCAGCTCACGGCGTCGACTCCGCCGCATCATCGTCGACCAGCAGGCCGTCGTCTCCCTTCGCCGGCTCCTCTACCTGCTCGCCGGCAGCCTCCCCCCTGGACCTCGGAAGCGAAACAGGGGAAGACACCGAGCCGCCGTCTCCTACCGAGGGGGACCCTGGAACTCCTGAGCGACCCCAACCCCGCGACGGCCATACGCCGTCACCTTCCTCTGCCCCACGCGGGGAGGCGGCGGCGGACGGCACTGCGGGACACGACGCCCCGGATCTCGGACGCCCCCCCACCACCCCGCTCGATGGCGAGCACACGCCGGCCGCCGAGTCACTCCCGCGGGCGGGTGTCATGACAACGAGAGCAGCACCCCCCGATCGCCGGCTGCCTCGTATTCCTCGTGGATCGCCGGGGCGGACGGCGCCGCAGGGCAGCAACAGCGCGGCTTCTCTCCATTCCTGCCACCCATCCCCGAGGTTGCTGAGCCAGAGGAGAGCCGACCCCC CGGCGGACGGCACTGCGGGACACGACGCCCCGGATCTCGGACGCCCCCCCACCACCCCGCTCGATGGCGAGCACACGCCGGCCGCCGAGTCACTCCCGCGGGCGGCCGAGgatgaaggcgcgggcgggtgtCATGGCGAACCTGCCCCCGACAACGAGAGCAGCACCCCCCGATCGCCGGCTGCCTCGTATTCCTCGTGGATCGCCGGGGCGGACGGCGCCGCAGGGCAGCAACAGCGCGGCTTCTCTCGATTCCTGCCACCCATCCCCGAGGTTGCTGAGCCAGAGGAGAGCCGACCCCCGTGCGCCATCGTGACGGGCGCCAGCCCCGCGGCTGCGCCGGTTTCTGGCACCACGGCGCATGCGCCAACAAGCCCCTCCCACCTGcggcctgtagcagacgacggagCGCACGGGGGCCCCTCTCCGCTCGCTCCCTCGCAGCGGCTCAGCGCGTCATCTCCCCCGCGCTCtgcaaagcagaaaaaaaaaagaaatagaagggGAAAAACAACAACAGCCGCGCGCGCTCGGGCGCTCCTGCTGCGGGCCATGACGGCGTGCCCCCggg GCTCTGCCGGAGGCAACCCGACCCATCTGCTGGGGCCGCGCCCAAAGCCCTCCGCACCCTCGAGGGTGCCCGCCACCGTGTCTCCCACGCCAGAAGATCCAGCCAGCTGCCAAACGGTCCTGTACAGACCTACGAGCAGGAAGGCGCATTTCCTGGCAACATCGCGCGATGCGATCGCCGCCTTCCTGTCCGGGGTCCCGGGGGCGCACCCGGTGCGGGCCAACGTGGTGGCCGTCGACACGCTTCCGGGCGCGGACCTCACGGCCCTGCTGGCTGTCCGggtgatctgcgacgtgcacgTGAGGGCGAAAGCCCTGGCCCTCAACACGTGCTGTG AGAAAACATTCGACGAGTCCACCATCATCGAGGGCCTGGAGTCGTCCGTGCCGGTGCTCTCGGCCACGCGGAATGGCGACGCCGTCGTCCTGCGCTTCGCCGGTTCCATGGTGCCCGCGGAGGTTCACCTCTTCCGACAGCGGCGGGTCGTCTATCCACGGCTGCCCCGTCCTCTGCAGTGTGGCCGATGCGGCCTCTTCGGCCACGCGACT TGGCAGCTAGAAAGGAGGGTTGCTGCCACTCTCGCCAACTCCAAGCCGCGCATCACGCGCAAACAAGCGCTGGAGCATGTGCGGGGCAGCGGCGCTACGGCAGCACCCTCACCCAAGCAACATCCCGTTACCCAGCGGGCGACGAAGCGGGGGCCACCTTCGTCGCGACTGCAGCCGGGGCTGTCATACTCCGCGGCCCTCAAGGGTGGAACTcaagcaggcagcagcagcagtaccaGAGGCGACTCGGGCGAACCGCCCGCCACCGACGACAACCCGGCGCAGCCCCCCGGAGCTTCGCCACCGGCCACAACCGAGCTAGTGGTGACGGCGCTCGCCTCGGCTCTCCGCTCCCTCCTCGAGTTGGTACCCGCCGACTCGCCGGCGCGTCACATGTGTGTGGCGGCACTGGCAATGCATGACGCCCTGGTTCAGCATGGCTAG